The following coding sequences lie in one Maribacter forsetii DSM 18668 genomic window:
- a CDS encoding MFS transporter, giving the protein MKIKGLRWWVIALIAIATIINYIDRQSIGVLWPDIAEDLFPESTNDERKEIFATISVVFMFAYAFGQAIFGKILDWVGTRIGFAISIGVWSIATALHALAQGVLSFGFFRTILGIAEAGNWPGAAKANAEWFPTEERAFAQGLFNSGAAIGGIIAIPAIAFMTVYFSWQMIFIIVGALGLLWLIPWLILVKAPPKKHPWISDEERNYILTGQQNQDIDNDGTPDDGYNPDTGKLLKHKQSWGVIIASAAIDPIWWLFVVWIPIYLNEVYGMDVKTIGIYGWVPYVGAMLGAWFGGLFAQNRLKAGWTVDKTRKIIITIGCLIMLPSLLAMANPGGPTGAVLIMALILFGFQTAIGNVQTLPSDFFGGKTIGTLSGIAGMAAKLTAAALIYLVPWLTSGGNYTPAFVIGATMAIIALASIWLLCGKIEPLNGNK; this is encoded by the coding sequence ATGAAAATTAAAGGATTAAGATGGTGGGTTATAGCTTTAATCGCAATAGCAACAATTATCAATTACATCGATCGTCAGTCCATTGGAGTTCTTTGGCCAGATATTGCAGAAGATTTATTTCCAGAAAGTACTAATGATGAACGTAAAGAAATATTTGCCACTATATCTGTAGTTTTCATGTTTGCCTACGCATTCGGACAAGCTATTTTCGGTAAAATTCTAGACTGGGTCGGCACACGAATTGGTTTTGCCATTTCAATTGGTGTGTGGTCTATTGCCACCGCACTTCATGCATTAGCTCAAGGTGTTTTAAGCTTTGGCTTCTTTAGAACAATATTAGGAATTGCAGAAGCTGGTAACTGGCCGGGAGCTGCAAAAGCAAACGCAGAATGGTTTCCAACAGAAGAACGCGCATTTGCACAGGGTTTATTTAATTCTGGTGCTGCCATAGGTGGTATTATTGCAATACCTGCTATCGCATTCATGACCGTTTATTTTAGTTGGCAAATGATATTCATTATAGTTGGTGCCCTAGGATTATTATGGTTAATACCTTGGTTAATATTAGTAAAAGCGCCACCGAAAAAACATCCATGGATTTCAGATGAAGAACGAAACTATATCTTAACAGGTCAACAAAATCAAGATATAGATAACGACGGTACTCCAGATGATGGGTATAACCCAGACACTGGTAAACTATTAAAGCATAAACAAAGTTGGGGAGTAATCATTGCCTCAGCAGCTATTGACCCTATCTGGTGGTTATTTGTAGTATGGATTCCAATTTACCTAAACGAAGTTTATGGAATGGACGTAAAAACTATTGGTATCTATGGTTGGGTTCCCTACGTAGGTGCAATGCTAGGTGCTTGGTTTGGTGGGTTATTTGCCCAAAATCGTTTAAAAGCGGGATGGACGGTTGATAAAACTAGAAAAATAATAATTACTATAGGTTGCCTGATTATGTTACCAAGTTTGTTAGCCATGGCCAACCCTGGTGGACCAACCGGAGCCGTACTAATTATGGCACTAATACTATTTGGTTTTCAAACCGCAATTGGTAATGTTCAAACGTTACCTAGTGATTTCTTTGGAGGAAAAACAATTGGAACTTTATCAGGTATAGCAGGAATGGCCGCTAAATTAACAGCTGCAGCATTAATCTATTTAGTGCCCTGGTTAACTTCTGGCGGAAATTATACACCTGCATTTGTAATAGGTGCAACAATGGCAATTATTGCGTTAGCAAGTATCTGGTTATTATGCGGTAAAATTGAACCGTTAAATGGAAATAAATAA
- a CDS encoding SusC/RagA family TonB-linked outer membrane protein, producing MNLKTKLVLIMVLLLNISLFAQDGYNLTGTVTDETSMPVPGANVVIQNTTTGTSTDFDGNYSITVKNGDVLEFSYIGYAKKSVTINGQQTLDIVLAEDASQLEEVVVVGYGSQKKSDITGSVSSVKSEELNAYPVLNAEQALQGRAAGVVVQSNNGGEPGAPISITIRGNTSINASSSPLVVVDGFVGASMPQANDIESMEVLKDASATAIYGSRGSNGVILVTTKKGRSGKISIEANTTYAIQNISNRLDLLNANEFADYQNQIRANNGVTTPYSQGPANTDWQDLIYRSGSTSNNQVSVSGGSDKINFYASTNYFKQEGIITGSDFERLTFLSNIDAQVTDKLKLGMNLFGSRGVKNGSATQSNGSVSAGGDDVITLALRYAPDQAVFNEDGSYTFGNTVGDPVDNPFAVATERIDETTTDNFRANFYANYEILKGLTFKSTFGLSTENQTRGIYLPSLLTQTAGGESGRAIVDIDKETSVLSENYLTYTTELGKGNLTLLGGYSYQKTVAENFFSEATGFISDGFSFYGLGSATNILQPDSSRSEIEIQSQFGRLNYDWDDKYLLTATLRRDGASNFAANEKYALFPSAALGWKVSNEKFLQDSKAISNLKLRASYGVTGNPSISAYQSLSRLETIYASSNGQTVSAVTPEQSENPNLKWESSYQSNFGIDLGFVNNRITLSLDYYNIDTKDLILTNNSIPEYAGFSGDNILSNVGEINNRGFEVALSTKNIVKENFRWTTDFNMAFNKNEVVSLVNDADLFFDATPSYFSHDRSYVLRVGEEVGLFWGYDYAGVYQGGALPAGTATLSGGVAGDPLFADIDGSGDITEGDRTTIGNPNPDFTWGFTNNFSYKNLDLSIFFQGSQGGDIFNLTNVQLTNGDANTTTDYYNNAWTPTNTDTDAPRVGNNSNREISSRFVEDGSYIRLKNIAIGYNVPSDITEKLGLDNLRIGLSAQNLITITDYSGLDPEVNYFGSGGDNNTSANTAQGFDFGNYPTVRTVNMSLNLKF from the coding sequence ATGAATTTAAAAACAAAATTAGTATTAATAATGGTATTGTTACTCAACATATCATTATTCGCACAAGACGGGTATAACCTGACCGGTACAGTTACCGATGAGACGAGTATGCCTGTACCCGGTGCAAATGTTGTTATCCAAAATACAACGACAGGTACATCAACAGATTTTGATGGTAATTATTCTATTACCGTTAAAAATGGAGATGTATTAGAATTCTCTTACATTGGTTACGCTAAGAAATCCGTAACTATTAATGGACAACAAACTTTAGACATTGTTCTTGCTGAAGATGCAAGCCAACTTGAAGAGGTTGTTGTTGTTGGTTACGGTTCTCAGAAAAAAAGTGACATTACCGGGTCTGTTTCTTCTGTAAAATCTGAGGAATTAAACGCATATCCTGTTTTAAATGCAGAACAAGCATTACAAGGACGTGCAGCCGGTGTTGTTGTGCAGTCTAACAACGGTGGCGAGCCAGGTGCTCCCATCAGTATAACCATTAGAGGTAACACTTCAATTAACGCAAGTAGTTCTCCACTTGTAGTTGTAGATGGTTTTGTTGGAGCATCTATGCCACAAGCCAATGATATTGAGTCTATGGAAGTTTTGAAAGATGCATCAGCTACTGCTATTTATGGATCAAGAGGATCAAATGGTGTTATACTTGTAACTACTAAAAAAGGTAGAAGTGGGAAAATATCTATAGAAGCTAATACTACATACGCCATTCAAAATATATCTAACAGATTAGATTTATTGAATGCTAATGAATTTGCCGATTATCAAAATCAAATTAGAGCTAATAATGGTGTTACTACTCCTTATTCTCAAGGACCGGCAAATACAGATTGGCAAGACTTGATCTATAGATCTGGAAGTACATCCAATAACCAAGTTTCGGTTTCTGGTGGTAGCGATAAAATTAATTTTTATGCTTCTACCAACTACTTTAAACAAGAGGGTATAATTACAGGTTCTGATTTTGAAAGATTAACGTTCTTATCTAACATTGACGCGCAAGTAACAGATAAATTAAAGTTAGGAATGAACCTTTTTGGGAGTAGAGGTGTTAAAAATGGTTCTGCAACTCAATCAAACGGTTCTGTTTCTGCAGGTGGTGATGATGTAATTACATTAGCATTAAGATACGCTCCAGATCAAGCTGTTTTTAACGAAGATGGTTCTTATACATTCGGTAACACTGTGGGTGACCCTGTAGACAACCCATTTGCTGTTGCAACTGAAAGAATTGACGAAACAACAACTGATAACTTTAGAGCAAACTTTTATGCTAACTACGAAATTTTAAAAGGTCTTACTTTTAAAAGTACTTTTGGTTTAAGTACAGAAAACCAAACTAGAGGTATTTACTTACCATCTCTTTTAACACAAACAGCAGGTGGAGAAAGCGGTAGAGCTATCGTTGATATTGATAAAGAAACTAGTGTATTAAGTGAAAACTACTTAACATACACTACAGAATTAGGAAAAGGTAACTTAACTTTATTAGGTGGTTACTCTTACCAAAAGACAGTTGCAGAAAATTTCTTCTCTGAAGCTACAGGTTTTATTTCTGATGGATTTTCTTTTTATGGTTTAGGATCGGCAACAAATATTTTGCAACCAGATTCTTCTAGATCTGAAATTGAAATACAATCTCAATTTGGTAGACTTAACTATGACTGGGATGATAAATACTTACTTACAGCTACATTAAGAAGAGATGGTGCTTCTAACTTCGCAGCTAATGAAAAGTACGCTCTATTCCCTTCTGCAGCATTAGGATGGAAAGTATCTAACGAAAAATTCTTACAGGACAGCAAAGCTATTTCTAACTTAAAGCTGAGAGCAAGTTACGGTGTAACTGGTAACCCATCTATTAGCGCATACCAATCTTTATCAAGACTAGAAACCATTTATGCTTCTAGCAATGGACAAACTGTTAGTGCTGTTACTCCAGAACAATCAGAAAATCCAAATTTGAAATGGGAATCATCTTACCAATCTAACTTTGGTATCGATTTAGGGTTTGTAAATAATAGAATTACACTTTCTCTAGATTACTACAACATTGATACTAAAGATTTGATTTTAACGAACAACAGTATCCCTGAATATGCAGGTTTCTCAGGTGACAATATTCTATCAAACGTTGGTGAAATTAACAACAGAGGTTTTGAAGTTGCTTTGAGCACTAAAAACATTGTTAAAGAAAATTTTAGATGGACAACAGATTTTAACATGGCTTTCAACAAAAACGAAGTTGTAAGTTTAGTTAACGATGCTGATTTATTTTTCGATGCTACACCAAGTTACTTTAGCCATGACAGAAGTTATGTATTAAGGGTAGGTGAAGAAGTTGGATTATTCTGGGGATATGACTACGCTGGTGTTTACCAAGGTGGAGCTTTACCAGCAGGGACGGCTACTTTATCCGGCGGCGTTGCAGGTGACCCATTATTTGCAGATATAGATGGTAGCGGTGATATTACAGAAGGTGATAGAACAACTATTGGTAACCCAAATCCAGATTTCACTTGGGGTTTTACAAATAACTTTTCATATAAGAACTTAGACTTAAGTATTTTCTTCCAAGGTTCTCAAGGGGGTGACATTTTCAATTTAACAAACGTTCAGTTAACAAACGGAGACGCTAATACGACTACAGACTATTATAACAATGCATGGACGCCAACTAATACAGATACTGATGCTCCACGTGTAGGTAATAACAGTAACAGAGAAATTTCTTCTCGTTTTGTTGAAGATGGTAGCTACATTAGATTAAAGAACATTGCAATTGGCTATAACGTTCCTTCTGATATTACTGAGAAATTAGGTTTGGATAACCTTAGAATTGGATTAAGTGCACAGAACTTAATTACCATTACAGACTACTCTGGCTTAGACCCAGAAGTAAACTACTTTGGTTCTGGTGGAGACAACAATACTTCTGCCAATACAGCACAAGGTTTTGATTTTGGTAACTACCCAACGGTAAGAACTGTAAACATGAGCCTTAACTTAAAGTTTTAA
- a CDS encoding sugar kinase — MKKVVTFGEIMLRLAPQGFLRFSQANNFDVVYGGGESNVAVSLANYGVPVDFVTRLPKNDIGECAMMEMRKRGVGVDKIVYGGNRLGIYFLETGAVSRGSKVVYDRAHSAISEIESGMIDWDAVFEDVEWFHWTGITPAISQGAADVCLEAVKAASAKGITISTDLNYRAKLWTYCDDAHREKVMAGLTEYCDIILGNEEDAEKHFGIHPEGLDVHKDGADVKAEAFLSVCKQMMKKFPKAKKVITTLRGSISASHNTWAGVLWDGTKMYETRQYQITDIVDRVGGGDSFMGGLIYGLLKYPEDDQNALDFAVAASCLKHTIKGDANLVTVSEVEKLMGGDASGRVAR; from the coding sequence ATGAAAAAAGTAGTAACATTCGGTGAAATTATGCTTCGTTTAGCACCACAAGGATTTTTAAGATTTTCTCAAGCTAACAATTTCGATGTAGTTTACGGAGGTGGAGAATCTAACGTAGCTGTATCTTTAGCTAACTACGGTGTTCCTGTAGATTTCGTAACACGTTTACCAAAAAATGATATTGGAGAATGTGCAATGATGGAAATGCGTAAAAGAGGCGTTGGCGTAGATAAAATTGTTTACGGTGGTAATCGTTTAGGAATCTATTTCTTAGAAACCGGAGCGGTATCTAGAGGTAGTAAAGTAGTTTACGATAGAGCTCATTCAGCTATTTCAGAAATAGAATCTGGAATGATCGATTGGGATGCTGTTTTTGAAGATGTTGAATGGTTTCACTGGACTGGTATTACACCAGCTATTTCTCAAGGAGCTGCAGATGTTTGTTTAGAAGCCGTTAAAGCTGCTAGTGCAAAAGGAATTACAATCTCTACAGATTTAAATTATAGAGCTAAACTTTGGACATACTGTGACGATGCTCACAGAGAAAAAGTAATGGCAGGATTAACTGAATATTGTGACATCATTTTAGGGAACGAAGAAGATGCTGAAAAGCATTTTGGAATTCACCCAGAAGGACTTGATGTTCATAAAGATGGTGCCGATGTTAAAGCGGAAGCTTTCTTATCTGTTTGTAAGCAGATGATGAAGAAATTCCCTAAAGCTAAAAAGGTAATTACAACATTAAGAGGTTCTATTTCTGCATCGCACAACACATGGGCAGGTGTATTATGGGACGGTACTAAAATGTACGAAACTCGTCAATACCAAATTACCGATATCGTTGACCGTGTTGGTGGTGGTGATTCTTTTATGGGTGGTTTGATCTACGGATTATTGAAATACCCAGAAGATGATCAGAATGCTCTTGACTTTGCAGTTGCTGCATCTTGTTTAAAACATACTATTAAAGGTGATGCCAACCTTGTAACGGTTTCTGAAGTTGAGAAACTAATGGGTGGTGATGCTTCTGGTAGAGTTGCTAGATAA
- a CDS encoding LacI family DNA-binding transcriptional regulator, with amino-acid sequence MNKKRTTLKDIANVLNISTAAVSKALNDDARISVKTKKAVKQVAKELNYQPNHLASALRKGKSKLVGLIVPRTNSNFFSSVVENMEEVLNKAGYNIIITQSNESFEKECDNIDTLLYLQVDGIIASMANETVDLSFYEKIKSNGIPLILFDRGENDLNVDYIGINDYESSHMIIEHLIAQGCKRIAHIGGYRRTRIFNNRIRGYIDAIKKHNLPHDDELLIESSLTLENGRHQIEKLLALRNRPDAVYVASDYAALGALQVLKERNIKVPEEIKLVGFGNEPFTSLVTPSITSISQHSKQIGKLAAETFLGYVDNEVIRQSLNKIILDSELIVRDSSK; translated from the coding sequence TTGAATAAAAAAAGAACAACTTTAAAAGACATTGCAAATGTTTTGAATATTTCGACTGCGGCTGTTTCAAAAGCTTTAAATGATGATGCGCGTATAAGTGTAAAAACTAAGAAAGCCGTAAAACAGGTAGCAAAAGAATTAAATTATCAACCTAATCATTTGGCAAGTGCCTTAAGGAAAGGGAAAAGTAAGTTAGTAGGTTTAATTGTGCCTAGAACTAATAGTAATTTCTTTTCTTCTGTTGTAGAGAATATGGAAGAGGTTCTTAATAAAGCCGGATACAATATTATAATAACCCAGTCTAACGAGTCTTTTGAAAAGGAATGTGATAATATAGATACACTATTGTATTTACAGGTTGATGGTATTATCGCATCCATGGCAAATGAAACAGTTGATTTATCTTTCTATGAAAAAATAAAGTCTAACGGAATTCCTTTAATTCTTTTTGATAGGGGGGAGAACGATTTAAATGTTGATTATATAGGGATCAATGATTATGAAAGTAGTCATATGATTATAGAGCATTTGATAGCGCAAGGTTGTAAACGAATAGCCCATATAGGCGGTTACCGGAGAACACGAATATTTAATAACAGAATACGAGGTTATATAGATGCAATTAAAAAGCACAACCTACCACATGATGATGAATTGCTTATTGAAAGTAGTCTGACATTAGAAAATGGGAGACATCAAATAGAAAAATTATTGGCGTTAAGAAATAGACCCGATGCAGTTTATGTAGCAAGTGATTATGCTGCGTTGGGAGCATTGCAGGTTTTGAAAGAGAGAAATATTAAAGTGCCGGAGGAAATAAAACTAGTAGGTTTTGGTAATGAACCCTTTACTTCTTTGGTAACACCTTCAATTACAAGTATAAGTCAACACAGTAAGCAAATAGGAAAATTGGCCGCAGAAACTTTTTTGGGTTATGTTGATAATGAGGTGATACGTCAATCTTTGAATAAGATAATTCTAGATTCGGAATTAATTGTACGAGATTCCTCTAAATAG
- a CDS encoding SDR family NAD(P)-dependent oxidoreductase — protein MSTEGKVAVITGATGGIGFAVAKRLGQDGYTVILNGIDDAAGAERIKELTAEGITAEYLGFDVTNEEAVAKNIKAIGEKYGKIDTLINNAGGLGGRSRFEEMTTEFYRGVMALNLDSAFFASRAAIPYLKKGDHPSIINYTSNAGWTAGGPGAGIYGTSKAGVHALTRALAKDLAEYGIRANAVSPGTIDTPFHAQIKATKPEVFASWANNIMLGRLGQPEDVAGVVSFLASKDAAFITAETVQIGGGQALGI, from the coding sequence ATGAGTACAGAAGGAAAAGTAGCAGTAATTACAGGAGCAACTGGAGGAATCGGATTTGCAGTTGCTAAAAGATTAGGACAAGATGGTTACACCGTTATCTTAAATGGTATAGATGACGCAGCTGGTGCCGAAAGAATTAAAGAACTTACTGCAGAAGGTATTACTGCTGAGTACTTAGGATTTGATGTTACCAATGAAGAAGCAGTGGCTAAAAACATAAAAGCTATTGGTGAGAAGTATGGTAAAATAGATACACTTATAAATAATGCAGGTGGTCTAGGTGGTAGATCTCGTTTCGAAGAAATGACTACTGAATTCTATAGAGGTGTAATGGCTTTGAACTTAGATTCAGCTTTCTTTGCTTCTAGAGCTGCAATACCTTACCTTAAAAAAGGTGACCACCCTTCTATAATTAACTATACATCTAACGCTGGATGGACAGCTGGTGGACCAGGTGCTGGTATCTACGGTACTTCTAAAGCAGGAGTTCATGCGTTAACTAGGGCATTAGCAAAAGATTTAGCTGAATATGGTATTAGAGCAAATGCAGTATCTCCAGGTACTATTGACACTCCTTTCCATGCTCAAATTAAAGCTACAAAACCAGAAGTTTTCGCTTCTTGGGCAAATAACATTATGTTAGGTAGATTAGGTCAGCCAGAAGATGTTGCTGGTGTTGTTTCTTTCTTAGCTAGCAAAGATGCTGCTTTCATTACTGCCGAAACTGTACAAATTGGTGGTGGTCAAGCTTTAGGTATCTAA
- a CDS encoding FadR/GntR family transcriptional regulator gives MKLEILTKNDHQQLHNDIIAKIRDLINNKNLEPGDKLPSERMLSERFEVSRGNVRETIQKLEFYGILKSKPQSGTFVADIGLVAMNGMIDDILALEDPDFKSLVETRILLELKTVRLAAKRRTNDDLEKIEAALESYKVKVLNNEDAVQEDLLFHLAIAQACRNSTINRMMLIITPEIINNFEKYHVCDKNQGPKRIKEHQDIFNAIKEQNTQKAKEMMKVHFNELYKYCYNI, from the coding sequence ATGAAGCTAGAGATTTTAACTAAAAACGACCACCAGCAACTTCACAATGATATCATTGCTAAAATAAGAGATTTAATAAATAATAAAAATCTTGAACCTGGTGATAAATTACCTTCAGAACGTATGTTGTCTGAACGTTTTGAAGTGAGTAGAGGAAATGTTCGAGAAACAATTCAGAAACTTGAATTTTACGGCATATTAAAATCAAAACCACAAAGTGGAACTTTTGTAGCAGATATTGGTTTAGTAGCTATGAATGGTATGATTGATGACATTCTTGCTTTAGAAGACCCAGATTTTAAATCATTGGTTGAAACAAGAATTCTACTAGAGCTTAAAACAGTAAGATTAGCCGCAAAACGTAGAACTAATGACGATTTAGAAAAAATAGAAGCGGCATTAGAATCATACAAAGTAAAAGTACTGAACAATGAAGATGCCGTTCAAGAAGACTTGCTTTTTCATTTAGCAATTGCTCAGGCATGTAGAAATAGCACCATTAATAGAATGATGCTGATTATTACACCTGAAATTATCAACAACTTTGAAAAGTATCATGTTTGTGACAAGAATCAAGGTCCAAAAAGAATTAAAGAGCATCAAGACATATTTAATGCTATAAAGGAACAGAATACTCAAAAAGCCAAAGAAATGATGAAAGTACATTTTAATGAGCTTTATAAATATTGTTACAATATATAA
- a CDS encoding RagB/SusD family nutrient uptake outer membrane protein, which produces MKTYKLLLLLIGLSIMGCSDLEEEPVGILSAEGFFETTANIQTAVDGALTHAINEKIWGRKLSIALMLRSDMVSLASNETRRVEMNEFTTLASNGMISEFWPRTYQGIAAANNAIAGAENVDVADEIKNPITAQAYFARAFYYFHLVRLFGDVPYIEEPIVDIDASAAITRTPTAEVYANIISDLEYAKTWLPNTVASRAIPSKAAASSYLSLVYLTMGEYQNAFTEAQEVIDNAGTYNLALESNFQNLFNANEIDASLEPIFALDYNNFEADDNAYDQTAPMTGIRGDDRNLGGGWSVAVPTLEVYTTWDADDYRRAVSMDDEVSIGGTVVDYTQFDISGHEFAKNNPYVAKYTRFPGPFARANARATSHNYSMIRYAEVLLIAAEAAVELGDNATALNYVNQVRARARMGGETQTGAGVPVTVEPSAVPADLSGTITVDDILEERRLEFAFEGIRWYDIARRKIGNEVFGASGLEGEKPFFSEDDYLLPLPEDELERNPNLTQNPGY; this is translated from the coding sequence ATGAAAACATATAAATTATTACTGTTATTGATAGGTTTATCAATAATGGGTTGTTCAGATCTAGAAGAAGAACCTGTAGGTATATTGTCAGCAGAAGGTTTCTTTGAAACTACTGCAAATATTCAAACAGCAGTAGATGGGGCACTAACACATGCCATCAATGAGAAAATATGGGGCAGAAAGCTTTCTATTGCATTAATGCTGCGTTCAGATATGGTAAGTCTTGCCTCTAATGAAACAAGAAGAGTTGAGATGAATGAATTTACTACACTTGCCAGTAATGGTATGATAAGTGAATTCTGGCCACGTACATACCAAGGAATTGCTGCTGCAAATAATGCAATAGCAGGTGCCGAAAACGTAGATGTTGCTGATGAAATTAAAAATCCAATTACGGCACAAGCTTATTTTGCCAGAGCATTTTATTACTTTCATTTAGTTAGATTATTTGGAGATGTACCTTACATTGAAGAACCTATTGTAGATATTGATGCTTCTGCAGCAATCACAAGAACTCCTACTGCTGAGGTTTATGCAAACATAATTTCAGATTTAGAGTATGCTAAAACTTGGTTACCAAATACAGTTGCCTCTAGAGCAATACCTTCTAAAGCTGCAGCTAGTTCTTACCTTTCTTTAGTTTATTTAACAATGGGTGAGTATCAAAATGCATTTACTGAAGCTCAAGAAGTTATCGATAACGCTGGTACGTATAACTTAGCTTTAGAATCAAACTTCCAAAATTTATTTAACGCAAACGAAATTGATGCATCTTTAGAGCCAATATTCGCTTTAGATTATAACAATTTTGAAGCTGATGACAACGCTTATGATCAAACTGCCCCAATGACAGGTATTAGAGGTGATGACAGAAACTTAGGTGGTGGCTGGTCTGTAGCTGTACCAACGTTAGAAGTCTATACTACTTGGGATGCCGATGATTATAGAAGAGCTGTAAGTATGGATGACGAAGTATCTATTGGAGGTACAGTTGTTGATTACACGCAATTTGACATTAGTGGTCATGAATTTGCTAAAAACAATCCTTACGTTGCAAAATACACACGTTTTCCTGGACCATTTGCTCGTGCAAACGCAAGAGCAACTAGCCATAACTATTCTATGATACGTTATGCTGAAGTATTATTGATTGCTGCTGAAGCTGCTGTAGAATTAGGAGATAATGCAACTGCATTAAACTATGTCAACCAAGTTAGAGCAAGAGCTAGAATGGGTGGTGAAACTCAAACTGGTGCAGGTGTTCCAGTAACAGTTGAGCCAAGTGCAGTACCTGCAGATTTATCAGGAACTATTACAGTAGATGATATTTTAGAAGAAAGAAGACTAGAATTCGCGTTCGAAGGAATAAGATGGTATGACATTGCTAGAAGAAAAATTGGAAACGAAGTATTTGGAGCCTCTGGATTAGAAGGTGAAAAACCATTTTTCTCTGAAGATGATTATTTACTACCATTACCTGAAGATGAATTAGAAAGAAACCCTAACCTAACACAAAACCCAGGGTATTAA
- a CDS encoding type I phosphomannose isomerase catalytic subunit, whose amino-acid sequence MNNSFEQYAYIPLKQFSNRVWRTYEGGALIDRWKKDIPEVDGSMPEEWIMSTVTARGNGRPENEGLSLVETPSGTHSLKELVDSNKELYLGKSLADKFGATGVLIKMLDSKERLTIQVHPDKDYAKTMLNSAFGKTESWYVLNKREINGEKSVIYMGFKEGVTRAQWETLFVNQDIEGMLNSLHKIEVNPGDAYMIYGGVPHAIGSGCFLMEVQEPTDYTMRVEKVTPAGLTISDELIHQGVGEQNMLDCFHYDGCSHEEAIKRWKVSPKTIDSSDTHTLNTIFNETHTDCFGLSELDLNSSYTIKANGSFFVAVIYFGEGTIVCGGKEYSFAQGDEIFFSAAIDEVKFTSTVASKILLCYPPS is encoded by the coding sequence ATGAATAACAGTTTTGAACAATACGCATATATTCCTTTAAAGCAATTTTCTAACCGAGTTTGGCGTACTTATGAAGGAGGTGCACTTATAGATAGATGGAAAAAAGATATTCCAGAAGTTGATGGTAGTATGCCAGAAGAGTGGATAATGTCTACTGTGACAGCTAGAGGAAACGGAAGACCCGAAAATGAAGGACTTTCTCTAGTAGAGACTCCTTCCGGCACTCATTCTCTAAAAGAATTAGTAGATTCTAACAAAGAACTTTATCTAGGTAAGTCATTGGCAGATAAATTTGGCGCCACTGGGGTGTTGATTAAAATGCTTGACTCTAAAGAACGACTTACAATACAGGTACATCCAGATAAAGATTACGCCAAGACCATGTTGAATTCGGCTTTTGGAAAAACTGAATCATGGTATGTTTTAAATAAGCGTGAAATAAATGGAGAGAAAAGTGTCATTTATATGGGCTTCAAAGAAGGGGTTACAAGAGCACAATGGGAAACTCTCTTTGTAAATCAGGATATTGAGGGTATGCTTAATAGTCTTCACAAGATAGAAGTGAACCCTGGTGATGCATATATGATATATGGCGGTGTGCCACATGCAATTGGTAGTGGGTGCTTTTTAATGGAAGTTCAAGAACCTACTGATTATACTATGCGTGTAGAGAAAGTTACTCCTGCAGGATTAACGATTTCTGATGAATTAATACACCAAGGGGTAGGGGAGCAAAATATGCTAGATTGTTTTCATTATGATGGCTGTTCCCATGAAGAAGCAATAAAAAGATGGAAGGTTTCCCCTAAAACTATAGATTCTTCTGATACGCATACATTGAATACCATATTTAACGAAACCCATACGGATTGTTTTGGGCTAAGTGAACTAGATTTAAATAGTTCATATACGATTAAGGCAAATGGAAGTTTTTTCGTTGCGGTTATTTACTTTGGAGAAGGTACTATCGTATGTGGTGGTAAAGAGTATAGCTTTGCACAAGGTGATGAAATATTCTTTTCTGCAGCAATAGACGAAGTGAAATTTACATCTACCGTAGCATCCAAGATTTTGTTATGTTATCCTCCAAGTTAA